The proteins below come from a single Miscanthus floridulus cultivar M001 chromosome 1, ASM1932011v1, whole genome shotgun sequence genomic window:
- the LOC136478532 gene encoding transcription factor UNE12-like, whose product MAGQPPPQGPEDDFLDQFFSMAAGGSYPGAAAGGGRAPGDQPFSLALSLDAAAAEASGSGKHADGGKADREAVQLPGLFPPVFGGGVQPPHLRPNPPTQVFHAQQPKQGGAGVGPQPPAPRPKVRARRGQATDPHSIAERLRRERIAERMRALQELVPNTNKTDRAAMLDEILDYVKFLRLQVKVLSMSRLGGAGAVAQLVADIPLSVKGEASDSGSKQQIWEKWSTDGTERQVAKLMEEDIGAAMQFLQSKALCMMPISLAMAIYDTQHSQDGQPVKPEPNTPS is encoded by the exons ATGGCCGGGCAACCGCCGCCACAGGGCCCGGAGGACGATTTCTTGGACCAGTTCTTCTCCATGGCGGCCGGCGGCTCTTACCCCGGCGCGGCTGCGGGCGGCGGGCGCGCACCGGGGGACCAGCCCTTCTCCCTTGCGCTCAGCCTTGACGCCGCGGCCGCCGAGGCTTCCGGAAGCGGGAAGCACGCTGACGGTGGCAAGGCG GATCGGGAGGCTGTGCAGCTCCCCGGGCTCTTCCCGCCGGTGTTCGGCGGCGGTGTGCAGCCGCCCCACCTCCGCCCCAACCCGCCTACCCAG GTGTTCCACGCGCAGCAGCCGAAGCAAGGCGGGGCGGGTGTCGGGCCACAACCGCCGGCGCCGAGGCCAAAGGTGCGGGCACGGCGTGGGCAGGCGACGGATCCCCACAGCATCGCGGAGAGG CTAAGAAGAGAGAGAATAGCAGAAAGGATGAGGGCCCTACAGGAATTGGTGCCCAATACAAACAAG ACAGATAGGGCAGCTATGCTAGATGAGATCCTTGATTATGTGAAGTTTCTGAGGCTTCAAGTCAAG GTTCTAAGCATGAGCAGGCTGGGCGGTGCTGGTGCTGTGGCCCAGCTGGTTGCTGATATCCCACTTTCAGTTAAG GGGGAAGCAAGTGATAGTGGGAGCAAACAGCAGATTTGGGAAAAGTGGTCAACGGATGGCACAGAAAGACAGGTCGCAAAGCTGATGGAAGAAGACATTGGGGCAGCAATGCAATTTCTCCAGTCCAAGGCACTCTGCATGATGCCCATCTCGCTCGCCATGGCAATCTATGACACACAACATTCGCAGGACGGACAACCAGTGAAACCAGAACCCAACACTCCTTCGTAG